The following are from one region of the Strix uralensis isolate ZFMK-TIS-50842 chromosome 4, bStrUra1, whole genome shotgun sequence genome:
- the GPR132 gene encoding putative G-protein coupled receptor 132, giving the protein MENCTDTNNSSICTGIPYKDSKTLLVAVYSIVFAIGLPANCLTSLLTFVQIQRNKVIAIYIFSLSLCELMYLSTLPLWIIYVQNEHQWTMGAKPCRITGFIFFCNIYISILLLCCISMDRYVALVYALESRGRRGQKKAIIIVCFLFAVVAIIHTPVFYMEDHPENKTCFETLPLDIKLASFSFARFLFGFAIPFTILIFTNYKIFQSTKTSSSLTCHQKAKVKYLAIAIIVIFLICFAPYHVVLIIRSIYFMFHQNCSCPFEKDIYSIFTVFLCLATANSIADPIIYVLVSENVRKDFYRSLRRWRLNSSRLNSSINQKTDSIKLKMSKESQEGGLREENKEIPDSSDIQKICNSGKDEEGGS; this is encoded by the coding sequence ATGGAAAATTGCACAGACACAAATAATAGCTCCATCTGCACAGGAATTCCCTACAAAGACAGCAAGACACTTCTGGTTGCTGTTTACAGCATTGTTTTTGCCATAGGCCTTCCGGCAAATTGCTTAACTTCCCTGCTTACATTTGTACAAATCCAAAGGAATAAAGTAATTGCCATCTATATTTTCAGTTTATCATTGTGTGAGTTGATGTATTTAAGTACTTTGCCTCTCTGGATTATCTACGTGCAAAATGAGCATCAGTGGACTATGGGTGCAAAGCCTTGCAGAATAACAGGATTCATCTTTTTCTGCAACATATACATCAGCATTCTGCTTTTGTGTTGCATTTCTATGGATCGTTACGTGGCACTGGTGTATGCTCTGGAGTCAAGGGGGAGAAGAGGACAGAAAAAGGCAATTATAATAGTGTGCTTTCTCTTTGCTGTGGTTGCAATAATCCACACTCCAGTATTTTACATGGAAGATCATCCAGAAAATAAGACCTGCTTTGAGACTTTGCCTCTTGACATAAAACTGGCTTCTTTCAGCTTTGCCAGATTCCTATTTGGATTTGCCATACCTTTCACAATCCTCATTTTCACAAACTACAAAATTTTCCAAAGTACAAAAACAAGCAGCAGCTTGACTTGTCACCAAAAAGCCAAAGTGAAGTATCTGGCTATAGCCATTATTGTCATTTTCCTGATCTGCTTTGCTCCCTACCATGTGGTACTCATAATAAGATCCATATACTTCATGTTTCATCAAAATTGCTCATGTCCATTTGAAAAGGATATATATTCaatttttacagtgtttctgTGTTTAGCCACTGCAAACAGCATTGCTGATCCAATCATCTATGTGCTGGTTagtgaaaatgtcagaaaagatTTTTATAGGAGTCTGAGAAGATGGAGATTGAACTCATCCAGGCTAAATTCATCTATTAATCAAAAGACTGACAGCATAAAATTGAAAATGTCAAAAGAATCACAGGAAGGAGGactaagagaagaaaacaaagaaataccaGATTCATCTGACATTCAAAAGATCTGTAATAGTGGCAAAGACGAAGAAGGTGGTAGCTAG